One window of the Eucalyptus grandis isolate ANBG69807.140 chromosome 6, ASM1654582v1, whole genome shotgun sequence genome contains the following:
- the LOC104451040 gene encoding metacaspase-4, which produces MARKAVLIGCNYPGTKAELKGCINDVKRMHRCLVERYGFSEDDITLLIDVDDSYVQPTGKNIRRALADLVRSAQPGDFLFVHYSGHGTRLPAETGEEDDTGYDECIVPCDMNLITDDDFREFVDQVPEGCRLTIVSDSCHSGGLIEQAKEQIGESTRNQEDGSSDSGSGFTSFLKQTMQDKLESRGIHIPSALRHHRHHGEEEEQEVESAYGDRGYVKSRSLPLSTLIEILKQKTGKDDIDVGKLRPALFDIFGDDASPKVKKFMKVILNKLQHGHGDGEGGGGFMGMVGSLAQDFLKQKLEDSDEGYAKPAMEVEVGSNQEVYAGTTKRSFPEGGLLISGCQTDQTSADASPSGNAREAYGALSNALQTLIAETDGAITNQDLVMRAREMLKSQGFTQRPGLYCSDHHVDAPFIC; this is translated from the exons ATGGCGAGGAAAGCGGTGCTGATCGGGTGCAACTACCCGGGCACCAAGGCCGAGCTCAAGGGCTGCATCAACGACGTCAAGCGGATGCACCGCTGCCTCGTCGAGCGCTACGGCTTCTCCGAGGACGACATCACCCTCCTCATCGACGTCGACGACTCCTACGTCCAGCCCACCGGCAAGAACATCCGCCGCGCCCTCGCCGACCTCGTCCGCTCCGCCCAGCCCGGCGACTTCCTCTTCGTCCACTACAGCGGCCACGGCACCCGCCTCCCCGCCGAGACCGGCGAGGAGGACGACACCGGCTACGACGAGTGCATCGTCCCTTGCGACATGAATCTCATCACCG ATGATGATTTCAGGGAGTTTGTCGACCAAGTCCCTGAAGGTTGCCGCCTCACAATTGTGTCCGACTCCTGCCACAGCGGTGGTCTTATTGAGCAAGCTAAGGAGCAGATCGGCGAGAGCACTAGGAATCAAGAGGATGGCTCATCAGACTCTGGTTCTGGATTCACAAGCTTCCTGAAGCAGACCATGCAAGATAAACTCGAGTCTCGGGGGATTCATATCCCTTCGGCACTCCGTCACCATCGGCATCATGGTGAAGAGGAGGAGCAAGAGGTGGAAAGCGCTTATGGTGACAGAGGCTATGTGAAGAGTAGATCGTTGCCACTTTCTACTCTAATAGAGATACTTAAGCAGAAGACGGGTAAAGATGACATCGATGTAGGTAAGTTGAGGCCAGCCCTTTTTGATATCTTTGGTGACGATGCAAGTCCTAAGGTGAAGAAGTTCATGAAAGTCATATTGAACAAACTCCAACATGGACATGGAGATGGGGAAGGCGGAGGTGGGTTTATGGGCATGGTCGGGAGCCTGGCACAGGATTTTCTCAAGCAGAAGCTGGAAGACAGTGATGAGGGGTATGCAAAACCTGCCATGGAGGTAGAAGTAGGAAGCAATCAAGAAGTTTATGCTGGGACAACAAAGCGTTCTTTTCCAGAAGGTGGTCTTCTGATCAGCGGTTGCCAGACCGATCAAACTTCAGCTGATGCCAGCCCTTCAGGAAATGCCCGCGAAGCATATGGGGCTCTCAGCAATGCCCTCCAGACCCTGATTGCCGAGACAGATGGTGCAATCACCAATCAGGATCTTGTCATGAGGGCAAGGGAGATGCTGAAGAGCCAGGGCTTCACCCAGCGCCCTGGCCTCTACTGCAGCGACCACCATGTGGATGCTCCCTTTATTTGCTAA